A genomic window from Triticum urartu cultivar G1812 chromosome 7, Tu2.1, whole genome shotgun sequence includes:
- the LOC125518794 gene encoding pentatricopeptide repeat-containing protein At1g74600, chloroplastic-like, which translates to MHDHLAALLRGGGGGRHPRAVHGAAAKLGCLASIYLCNNLLLSYISGSLHAEARRLFDEMPQRNVVSWSVLVSGASRLGDLREAFLLFSDMLRSGERGSCDRPNSFVLGALVAGCARAKDTVAGSQAHASALKFGVAEDESVAGALVDMYSKCGRVDSSWRAFALSPQRCVASWTSIISCLVNQGCSEHRDAAIALLKRMLLLKVWPTNATFSCILKVFDAPELLPGGKQIHGCLLKMGTDVDPALGTALIAMYGRCGGVNEMARLSCRIRHDAFSRTSLLVAFARNGCNMEAVWNFREMVMENMVIDQSAVTSLLQVCSSLGQLRMAKEVHCYALKTFFKLDTLLLNATITVYGRCGDVMSAEIIFDRLENKDIISWTALLTCYTQNDLALETLLLFREMLRKGLGSPVFCITSVLRACSSTTNYAVGWQIHSRAVKLGIDDANSVENALLTMYAKCGSVHIALKIFNSMRSRGIISWNALITSFSQHGNEVAAIQLFDLMQEEAVCPDDYTFVGLLSSCSRMGLVAEGCEYFKLMNTKYSVKPKMEHYTCMVDLFARAGRFSDALEFIDAMPCHPDQLVWEALLASCRTHGNVELGRLAAKKILEIRPDDPSPYITLSSIHASIDMWEEKAWNRTVFDVQRVRKDVGSSWVAGEEFSDNTCDVLQVGIT; encoded by the coding sequence ATGCACGACCACCTGGCCGCCCTCctccgcggcggcggcggcggccgtcACCCGCGCGCAGTCCACGGCGCCGCCGCGAAGCTCGGCTGCCTCGCCTCCATCTACCTCTGCAACAACCTCCTCCTCTCCTACATCAGCGGCAGCCTCCACGCGGAAGCACGCCGCCTGTTCGACGAAATGCCCCAGCGCAACGTCGTCTCCTGGTCAGTCCTCGTCTCCGGCGCCTCTCGCCTCGGCGACCTCCGGGAGGCCTTTCTTCTCTTCTCCGACATGCTTCGTAGCGGGGAGCGCGGAAGCTGCGACCGCCCCAACTCGTTCGTGCTGGGCGCTCTGGTCGCCGGGTGCGCCCGTGCCAAAGACACCGTCGCGGGCTCGCAAGCGCATGCCTCCGCTCTCAAGTTTGGTGTGGCCGAGGACGAGAGCGTTGCGGGGGCGCTGGTGGATATGTACTCCAAGTGCGGGCGCGTGGACTCGTCGTGGCGGGCGTTTGCGCTCTCGCCGCAGAGGTGCGTCGCCAGCTGGACGAGCATAATCAGCTGCCTTGTCAACCAGGGATGTTCAGAGCACCGTGATGCAGCAATTGCCTTGCTAAAGAGGATGCTGCTCTTGAAGGTTTGGCCAACAAACGCAACGTTTTCTTGCATCCTCAAGGTATTTGATGCACCCGAGTTGCTCCCTGGTGGGAAGCAAATCCACGGCTGCTTATTGAAGATGGGAACTGATGTTGATCCTGCTTTAGGAACCGCCCTTATAGCGATGTATGGTAGATGTGGTGGAGTGAATGAGATGGCTAGGTTGTCTTGCCGGATAAGGCATGATGCCTTCTCCAGGACTTCACTTCTTGTAGCTTTTGCACGGAATGGATGCAACATGGAGGCAGTTTGGAACTTTCGTGAGATGGTCATGGAAAATATGGTGATTGATCAGTCAGCTGTAACTAGCCTACTGCAGGTTTGTTCATCATTGGGACAGCTGAGAATGGCCAAGGAGGTCCACTGCTATGCTCTGAAGACTTTCTTTAAGCTGGATACATTACTGCTCAATGCAACCATCACTGTTTATGGAAGATGTGGGGATGTCATGAGTGCAGAGATTATATTTGATCGTTTGGAAAACAAAGACATTATATCATGGACGGCATTATTAACTTGCTACACACAAAATGATCTTGCTCTGGAGACACTCTTGCTCTTCAGGGAAATGCTTCGGAAAGGCTTAGGATCTCCCGTCTTTTGCATTACCAGTGTGCTAAGGGCCTGTTCTAGCACCACAAATTATGCTGTTGGGTGGCAAATTCACTCGAGGGCGGTGAAGTTAGGAATTGATGATGCCAATTCAGTTGAGAATGCCCTTTTGACTATGTACGCCAAGTGCGGAAGTGTTCATATTGCACTGAAGATTTTCAATTCAATGAGAAGTAGAGGCATTATCTCGTGGAATGCACTAATCACAAGTTTTTCACAGCATGGAAATGAGGTGGCAGCCATTCAGCTATTTGATCTGATGCAAGAAGAAGCAGTTTGTCCAGATGATTACACTTTTGTCGGGTTGTTATCATCTTGCAGCCGAATGGGCCTAGTTGCTGAGGGTTGTGAGTATTTCAAACTGATGAACACCAAGTACAGTGTGAAGCCTAAGATGGAGCACTACACATGCATGGTTGATCTTTTTGCCCGCGCTGGAAGATTTTCTGATGCACTCGAGTTTATTGATGCTATGCCTTGTCATCCGGACCAACTCGTGTGGGAAGCTTTGCTAGCTTCATGTAGGACTCATGGTAATGTGGAGTTGGGAAGGCTGGCAGCAAAGAAGATTCTTGAAATAAGACCAGATGATCCTTCACCATACATTACATTATCCAGCATTCATGCTTCAATTGACATGTGGGAAGAGAAGGCTTGGAATCGTACTGTGTTTGATGTCCAGCGAGTAAGAAAAGATGTGGGAAGTAGTTGGGTTGCTGGAGAAGAATTTTCAGATAATACATGCGATGTATTACAAGTTGGAATAACGTAA
- the LOC125518793 gene encoding phosphate transporter PHO1-3-like: protein MDAANPQSHAAHISTPYPMASFETPAHRCHHHSCGELHCSALRPPMVKFSKQFEGQLVPEWKEAFVDYWLLKKDIKKLQAAAGAEAAPRPAQCQAPVAASHWVMRLPFLNPHGHHKEHGAIQVHRKLASSGNHGAVGGEVYETEVLDAAGFAGAEAEAARAFFQRLDEQLNKVNRFYERKEGEFLERGECLRRQLQILVELKAAVTEARRRGGSSAAGSADPEDPSVSCSILHGDQSLRGITEQEHESQEKLADDATAKNTDEGEDHLSISEGLGDSGRIEKPREEAANKLRTFSGRAVTCQGRSVRINIPVTTPSRTVFAIRELLFDDMLSQSRKTGGNGGDGGEKLSINKKKVHQAEKMIRGALVELYKGLGYLKTYRSLNMLAFVKILKKFDKVTAKEVQTIYLKVVESSYFNSSDKAIRLMDDVEELFVRHFASGDKRKAMKYLKPNQKEESHATTFFIGLFTGAFVALFIGYCIMAHIAGMYTQQSNKVYMSTSYPVLSMFSLFFLHLFLYGCNIFMWRKTRINYAFIFEFAPTKELKYRDVFLICTTSMTIVVGVMFAHLILIVKGYSSSTVQAIPGCLLLVFLLVLVCPFKILYRSSRYHFLIAIRNIILTPFYKVVMVDFFMADQLCSQVPLLRTLEYLACYYITSSYKTQDYGYCTRVKHFRDLAYAVSFLPYYWRAMQCARRWFDEGDINHIVNLGKYVSAMLAAGTKVAYENDNSAGWLSLVVIVSSVATIYQLYWDFVKDWGLLQFNSKNPWLRNDLILKQKYVYFISMGLNLLLRLAWLQTVIHPNIGSLDSRVTLFFLAALEVIRRGLWNFYRLENEHLNNAGKFRAVKVVPLPFHEVEED, encoded by the exons ATGGACGCTGCTAACCCACAGTCGCATGCGGCTCATATAAGTACGCCTTACCCCATGGCTTCCTTTGAGACACCCGCACACCGGTGCCACCACCACAGCTGCGGCGAGCTGCACTGCTCCGCCCTGAGGCCGCCAATGGTGAAGTTCTCCAAGCAGTTCGAGGGCCAGCTCGTGCCAGAGTGGAAGGAGGCCTTCGTCGACTACTGGCTGCTCAAGaaagacatcaagaagctgcagGCCGCCGCAGGAGCCGAGGCGGCGCCACGGCCGGCACAGTGCCAAGCGCCCGTGGCTGCCAGCCACTGGGTGATGAGGCTCCCGTTCCTCAACCCCCATGGCCACCACAAGGAGCACGGCGCCATACAG GTGCACAGAAAGCTGGCGAGCAGCGGCAACCACGGCGCGGTGGGCGGAGAGGTGTACGAGACGGAGGTTCTGGACGCGGCAGGGTTTGCCGGcgccgaggcggaggcggcgaggGCCTTCTTCCAGAGGCTGGACGAGCAGCTGAACAAGGTGAACCGGTTCTACGAGAGGAAGGAGGGGGAGTTCCTGGAGCGCGGGGAGTGCCTCAGGCGGCAGCTGCAGATCCTCGTCGAGCTCAAGGCCGCCGTCACTGAGGCGCGGCGTCGCGGGGGCTCATCGGCGGCGGGGAGCGCCGACCCGGAGGACCCGTCCGTGTCTTGTTCTATCCTGCATG GAGATCAATCCCTCAGGGGCATTACAGAGCAAGAACACGAAAGTCAAGAAAAGCTCGCCGACGATGCTACGGCAAAGAACACTGATGAAGGGGAGGACCATCTTTCCATCTCCGAAGGTCTGGGTGACTCGGGAAGGATTGAGAAGCCGAGAGAAGAAGCTGCCAACAAGCTGAGGACATTCTCGGGGAGGGCGGTCACTTGCCAGGGCAGGAGCGTGAGGATCAACATTCCAGTCACCACGCCATCGAGGACCGTGTTTGCCATCCGTGAACTTCTGTTCGATGACATGCTAAGCCAGTCAAGGAAGACTGGGGGGAATGGTGGTGATGGCGGTGAGAAGTTGAGCATCAACAAGAAAAAAGTGCACCAGGCAGAGAAGATGATCAGAGGAGCCCTGGTTGAGCTATACAAGGGCTTGGGGTACCTCAAGACGTATCG GAGCTTGAACATGCTGGCTTTTgtgaagattttgaagaaatttGACAAG GTTACAGCAAAGGAAGTGCAGACAATTTACCTGAAAGTCGTGGAGAGCTCCTACTTTAATAGCTCTGACAAG GCAATCAGGCTAATGGACGATGTCGAGGAGCTGTTTGTGAGACATTTCGCAAGTGGTGACAAAAGGAAAGCAATGAAGTATCTGAAGCCAAATCAGAAAGAAGAATCACATGCTACCACATTTTTCATAG GACTATTCACTGGTGCCTTTGTAGCATTATTTATCGGCTACTGTATCATGGCGCACATAGCTGGGATGTACACTCAGCAGTCAAACAAGGTCTACATGTCAACATCCTACCCTGTCCTTAG CATGTTCAGCCTCTTCTTCCTGCATCTCTTCCTCTATGGATGCAACATTTTCATGTGGAGAAAGACACGCATAAACTACGCATTCATATTCGAATTTGCACCTACGAAAGAGCTCAAGTATCGTGATGTGTTCTTGATATGCACTACCTCTATGACGATTGTTGTTGGTGTCATGTTTGCACACCTGATACTCATTGTCAAAGGGTATTCTTCAAGTACAGTCCAAGCAATCCCAGGGTGCCTTCTTCTG GTGTTCTTATTAGTATTGGTCTGCCCTTTCAAAATCCTTTACCGATCAAGTCGTTATCACTTCCTAATAGCGATCAGAAACATCATTCTAACCCCCTTTTACAAG GTTGTCATGGTTGATTTCTTCATGGCTGATCAGCTTTGTAGCCAG GTACCGCTGCTTAGGACCCTGGAATACCTGGCATGTTATTACATAACCAGCAGCTATAAGACACAAGACTATGGATACTGCACAAGAGTGAAACATTTTAGAGATTTGGCTTATGCAGTATCCTTCCTGCCCTACTACTGGAGAGCCATGCAG TGTGCAAGGAGGTGGTTTGACGAAGGGGACATAAACCACATTGTCAACCTTGGGAAGTACGTGTCAGCAATGCTTGCTGCAGGAACAAAAGTGGCATATGAGAATGATAACAGTGCTGGATGGCTGTCACTTGTCGTCATCGTGTCAAGTGTCGCCACTATCTACCAACTGTACTGGGACTTTGTCAAGGACTGGGGTCTTCTACAGTTTAACTCCAAAAACCCTTGGCTTCGTAACGATCTGATACTTAAACAAAAATACGTTTATTTCATATCCATG GGTTTGAACCTTCTTTTGAGGCTTGCTTGGCTTCAAACTGTCATCCACCCTAACATTGGAAGCCTGGATTCTAGAGTAACTCTGTTCTTTTTGGCAGCTCTTGAGGTGATTCGACGGGGCCTTTGGAACTTCTACAG GCTGGAGAACGAACACCTAAACAATGCAGGGAAGTTCAGAGCTGTGAAGGTTGTTCCACTTCCTTTTCATGAAGTCGAAGAGGACTAA